The genomic DNA GGCAAGGTGATTATGAGGACTTGCGGCCAAAGTCATTTTAATTCTCGAGAAAGCGGGAAGGTGACAAAAGGCAAAAGACGAGATAAAACAATATCAAAAACGACTCATAAAATAATAAAAGCGAGTATACAATAGTAGTTAATAGGGTTAATAAATGGCTAATAAAGTTAATAAAAGCGAGCGAGCCGCAGGCGAGCGAGCGTAATAAAAAAGAATAATATCAGCCAAA from Patescibacteria group bacterium includes the following:
- a CDS encoding 50S ribosomal protein L35, which gives rise to MKLKTRKTISKRFKIKKRSGKVIMRTCGQSHFNSRESGKVTKGKRRDKTISKTTHKIIKASIQ